A single genomic interval of Lewinellaceae bacterium harbors:
- a CDS encoding phytanoyl-CoA dioxygenase family protein codes for MHPFPITLTQSPEAIRADFQEKGYALFPGVISRERALEIRKFLLGEFEREFPNENYDEADIIFDHLRKYPNLLDTITHPRMVEALKVILGDKIVLMPPASCIRNSFWNLHTDVTTMTSQGYLVAQRPDFTGVAVAIYLQDNDEQGGGMFVVPGTHKLKEDPLVEQKLRLKGIGVPFIHRILRRLTNNRFPRYEDFSAYEKGGIDIPSKMGDALVMDMRLLHRGAQPRPGVKKKRTKLGIFTTVTAPGEEDYLDYWMEYLLSDHDHPFHYLKEDRNIDPLREAAIEAGFLTAL; via the coding sequence ATGCATCCTTTTCCAATTACCCTCACCCAATCTCCGGAAGCGATCCGCGCTGATTTTCAGGAGAAAGGCTATGCTCTTTTTCCCGGCGTGATCAGCCGGGAAAGAGCGCTGGAGATACGGAAGTTCCTGCTCGGGGAATTCGAGCGCGAATTTCCCAACGAGAATTATGACGAGGCCGATATTATTTTCGACCATCTGCGCAAGTACCCCAACCTTTTGGATACGATCACTCATCCCAGAATGGTGGAAGCATTAAAGGTCATACTCGGCGATAAGATCGTACTGATGCCCCCGGCTTCTTGCATCCGCAACAGCTTCTGGAACCTGCACACCGACGTGACGACCATGACCAGCCAGGGCTACCTGGTTGCTCAGCGGCCGGATTTTACCGGTGTGGCCGTCGCCATTTACCTGCAGGACAACGACGAGCAGGGAGGCGGCATGTTCGTCGTTCCCGGCACCCATAAACTGAAAGAAGACCCGCTGGTGGAACAGAAATTGCGGCTGAAGGGCATAGGGGTGCCGTTTATCCACCGCATTTTGCGCAGACTCACCAACAACCGTTTTCCCCGGTACGAAGATTTCAGCGCCTATGAAAAAGGCGGCATTGACATCCCGTCAAAAATGGGAGACGCCCTGGTTATGGACATGCGCCTGCTGCACCGGGGCGCTCAACCCAGGCCAGGCGTGAAGAAGAAAAGGACCAAGTTGGGAATCTTCACTACTGTCACAGCGCCCGGAGAGGAAGATTACCTGGATTACTGGATGGAATATTTGCTTTCTGACCACGACCATCCCTTTCACTACCTAAAAGAAGATAGAAACATTGATCCATTGCGGGAAGCCGCAATCGAAGCCGGTTTTCTGACTGCGCTTTGA
- a CDS encoding response regulator translates to MFCSHAPKDIYSYLSFIGHALTHPIHIEPKYTYRLGILLVKDGLPHNEFNTTAHYQAKDGTLYFGGLGGLIAFHPRVFTGDRENNTPLEFIACYLLEGDAENMTDKTELLQQTDAITIRPSDKFLELHFMLLDYDDSKRHRYSYQIEGYSDNWRIINENFLRITKLPYGNYTLRVRGKNPSDGWSNRVLALKIKVLKPFYLQWWFIAVVITGIIGATLAAVQWRILKLKEDRERLEAEVQKRTRQIEKDKRIINSQAEALQELDKAKTRFFSNITHEFRTPLTLIIGPLEQILSEQPPPTILRRRVQGVLKNTRHILELVNQMLDLSKIESKRMQVEATRGDIIAYTQELAMRFQPLVEKKELKLYFVAGQNRWETNFDQDKWDKTVYNLLSNAIKFTPSGNVIQLAVSKSCKDEQEFIRLDVRDTGMGIGKDQLRHVFNRFYQIDGSATRTQGGTGIGLALVKELVELQGGQIKVSSEPGKGTSFQILLPVLKAEAATPLANSPAPEAIFDSEIVEAGNESTAIAPALEKSEKLELLIIEDNEEMREYIRYCISEDRYNITEAGDGEEGIEKAQALIPDLIISDVMMPTKDGFAVTQAIRSNISTSHIPLILLTAKASLESRLKGLQRGADAYLTKPFSPQELALRIEKLIEIRRLLQQRYQNGPPSTSGDAYRQEDEFITELRAYILEHIDEADLSGDHIGRRFGMSRVHLYRKLKALTGQSITEFVKAVRLQKALELILEGKGNVSEIAYQTGFSSVSHFSRSFKKAFGKAPSEM, encoded by the coding sequence ATGTTCTGTTCTCATGCCCCTAAAGATATTTATTCTTACCTTTCTTTCATAGGCCACGCTTTAACCCACCCAATTCACATAGAACCTAAGTACACTTACCGGTTGGGTATCCTTCTGGTGAAGGATGGGTTGCCTCATAACGAATTCAATACGACGGCGCATTACCAGGCTAAGGACGGTACGCTTTACTTTGGCGGCCTGGGCGGCCTGATCGCTTTTCACCCCAGGGTATTTACCGGTGATAGGGAGAATAATACGCCCCTTGAATTTATCGCCTGCTATTTACTGGAAGGCGATGCCGAAAACATGACGGACAAAACCGAATTGCTTCAACAGACAGACGCTATTACGATCCGCCCCAGCGATAAATTCCTGGAACTACACTTCATGCTGTTGGATTACGACGACTCCAAACGGCATCGTTATAGCTATCAAATAGAAGGCTACAGCGATAACTGGAGAATCATCAATGAGAATTTTCTTCGCATCACCAAGCTGCCCTACGGAAATTATACGCTGAGGGTCAGAGGAAAGAATCCCAGCGACGGATGGTCAAATCGGGTGCTGGCATTGAAGATAAAAGTGTTAAAGCCTTTCTATTTGCAGTGGTGGTTCATCGCCGTGGTGATAACCGGCATAATAGGCGCCACGCTGGCCGCTGTACAGTGGCGGATTCTCAAACTCAAAGAAGACCGGGAGCGACTGGAAGCTGAAGTGCAAAAACGGACCCGCCAAATAGAAAAAGACAAACGGATCATTAACTCGCAAGCCGAAGCGCTGCAAGAACTAGACAAAGCCAAAACTCGTTTTTTTTCCAACATCACCCATGAATTTCGTACTCCTCTGACCCTTATCATCGGGCCGCTGGAGCAAATACTCTCCGAACAGCCGCCGCCAACCATCCTACGCAGAAGGGTTCAAGGAGTTTTGAAAAATACCCGGCATATCCTCGAACTGGTCAATCAGATGCTCGACCTGTCCAAAATTGAAAGCAAGCGGATGCAGGTGGAAGCGACTCGAGGAGACATTATTGCTTATACCCAAGAGTTGGCGATGCGCTTTCAGCCCCTGGTTGAGAAAAAGGAGTTGAAGCTGTATTTTGTGGCCGGCCAGAACCGTTGGGAGACGAATTTCGACCAGGACAAATGGGATAAAACCGTTTATAATCTGCTATCCAACGCCATTAAGTTTACGCCATCGGGCAACGTCATACAGCTGGCCGTGAGCAAGTCCTGTAAAGACGAGCAGGAATTTATCCGCCTGGACGTCAGAGATACCGGGATGGGCATTGGAAAGGATCAACTGAGGCATGTTTTCAACCGCTTTTACCAGATAGACGGCTCCGCCACCCGTACCCAGGGCGGTACGGGCATTGGACTGGCCCTGGTCAAAGAGCTGGTAGAATTGCAGGGCGGCCAAATAAAAGTGTCGAGCGAACCGGGCAAGGGGACGTCGTTCCAGATCCTGTTGCCTGTTTTAAAGGCGGAAGCAGCCACGCCGCTGGCCAACAGCCCGGCGCCAGAGGCCATATTCGATTCGGAGATTGTGGAAGCAGGGAATGAATCCACCGCAATAGCTCCTGCATTGGAAAAAAGCGAAAAGCTGGAATTGCTCATCATAGAGGATAATGAGGAAATGCGAGAGTATATTCGCTATTGCATTAGCGAGGATAGATACAACATAACCGAGGCCGGCGACGGAGAAGAAGGCATTGAAAAAGCCCAGGCCCTGATCCCCGACCTGATCATTTCGGATGTGATGATGCCCACAAAGGATGGCTTTGCCGTCACACAGGCTATTCGCAGTAACATCAGCACTTCGCACATTCCCCTGATCCTGCTAACGGCTAAAGCCTCGCTGGAAAGCCGCCTGAAAGGCCTGCAGCGCGGCGCCGACGCCTACCTCACCAAGCCGTTCAGCCCCCAGGAGTTGGCGCTGCGCATTGAGAAGCTCATCGAGATCCGCCGTTTGCTGCAGCAGCGTTACCAGAATGGGCCGCCTTCAACGAGCGGCGACGCCTACCGGCAGGAAGACGAGTTTATCACCGAATTGCGCGCCTACATCCTCGAACACATCGACGAAGCCGATCTCAGCGGCGACCACATCGGCCGGCGCTTCGGTATGAGCCGCGTGCACCTGTACCGCAAGCTCAAGGCGCTCACCGGCCAGTCGATCACTGAGTTCGTCAAGGCCGTGCGTCTGCAAAAAGCGCTGGAACTGATCCTTGAGGGCAAGGGCAATGTTTCCGAGATCGCCTATCAGACGGGGTTTTCTTCGGTGAGTCATTTTTCGAGGTCGTTCAAGAAGGCGTTTGGAAAGGCGCCTTCGGAAATGTAA
- a CDS encoding transposase family protein: MRTEHFFAQLLQLEKPYSVSSVKYDQGPKGQIMSVAVEIEIEKDYRPPTEPGVKVSRHDVEKRAWRHLDLFQYPCYLHCAVPKFKYDDGHKQWYKTMEVPWARAQSGFTLLFEHLVMSLLEVHGCPAQVAQSIKEYPQRV, from the coding sequence ATGAGAACAGAACATTTTTTTGCTCAATTGCTCCAACTGGAGAAGCCCTACTCTGTAAGCAGCGTAAAATATGATCAAGGCCCCAAAGGCCAAATCATGAGCGTAGCGGTTGAAATTGAAATTGAAAAGGATTACCGCCCGCCAACAGAGCCAGGGGTGAAGGTAAGCCGGCACGACGTAGAAAAGCGCGCCTGGCGGCATTTGGACTTGTTTCAATACCCCTGTTACCTTCATTGCGCAGTGCCGAAATTCAAATATGACGATGGGCACAAACAGTGGTATAAGACCATGGAGGTGCCCTGGGCCAGAGCACAAAGCGGGTTCACGCTATTGTTTGAACACCTTGTGATGAGCCTGTTAGAAGTGCATGGATGCCCAGCACAAGTTGCCCAAAGCATCAAAGAGTACCCCCAGCGGGTTTGA
- a CDS encoding T9SS type A sorting domain-containing protein has product MMRALLIAVLLLGIVQLPQAQPGRNDLNPCGTPPGKSEWLKRYQQNPQAHFRGVDTTLYVPLTIHLVGQDNGNGYFSHSQLLDALCRLNSDFEQANIQFFIEGDIQYLPNTAWNNHPDVLEGAEMMFLNNVENTINTYFVSDPAGNCGYNLPYAGIAMAKSCSGAADHTWAHEIGHNLSVQHPFLGWEGGVSHDGSVAHNFSDPAPLTVTYDYTYYKDTLIVDTLIIDTALVELVDGSNCTLAADGFCDTSPDYIAGRWTCNGNGQSPQEQTDPAGVKFRSDGSLIMGYSDDACQARFTPEQIAAMRANLYEVKADYLYNQTPLPSVSTAPIAITTPLQDELVQYDAAYLEWEPLENATHYLVQVSPVPSFTAALASSYILTTNSFTLPEALTLDRNYYWRVRGYNSHSFCNPATGASRFRTAGITAVNNIPAAANLLVIPNPVTIGQPFSLEFEAARPFSATLRLMAATGQLLQAQTLAVQAGNNRFPIAHYELTPGLYFVWIESEEGRAVERVVVR; this is encoded by the coding sequence ATGATGAGAGCTTTACTAATTGCTGTTCTTTTATTGGGAATTGTTCAACTGCCTCAGGCACAGCCTGGAAGAAACGATTTAAACCCCTGTGGCACCCCCCCCGGCAAATCGGAGTGGCTGAAACGATACCAGCAAAATCCACAAGCCCATTTTCGGGGAGTCGACACCACGCTGTATGTCCCCCTAACCATCCACCTGGTAGGGCAGGACAATGGGAACGGCTATTTCAGCCATAGCCAACTGCTGGACGCCCTGTGCCGGCTGAATTCCGACTTTGAACAAGCCAATATCCAGTTTTTTATCGAAGGCGATATCCAATACCTGCCCAACACGGCCTGGAACAACCACCCGGACGTCCTGGAAGGAGCTGAAATGATGTTTCTGAATAACGTGGAAAACACGATCAATACGTACTTTGTCTCCGACCCGGCCGGCAATTGCGGGTACAACCTGCCCTACGCCGGCATAGCCATGGCCAAGTCCTGCTCCGGCGCCGCCGACCATACCTGGGCTCATGAGATCGGCCACAACCTTTCCGTACAACACCCTTTCCTGGGGTGGGAAGGCGGCGTCAGCCACGATGGAAGCGTTGCCCACAACTTCAGCGACCCGGCGCCACTTACGGTAACTTACGATTATACTTACTACAAGGATACCCTCATCGTCGATACCCTCATCATCGACACCGCGCTGGTGGAATTGGTAGATGGCAGCAACTGCACCCTCGCCGCCGATGGCTTTTGCGACACCAGCCCCGATTATATTGCCGGCCGCTGGACCTGTAACGGGAATGGCCAAAGCCCCCAGGAACAGACCGACCCCGCCGGCGTCAAATTCCGCTCCGACGGCAGCCTGATCATGGGCTATTCCGACGATGCCTGCCAGGCCCGATTCACGCCCGAACAGATCGCTGCCATGCGCGCCAACCTGTATGAGGTAAAAGCGGATTACCTGTACAATCAAACGCCGCTGCCTTCGGTTAGTACAGCGCCCATCGCCATTACAACTCCCCTACAGGACGAACTCGTGCAGTACGACGCTGCTTACCTGGAATGGGAACCGCTGGAAAACGCCACCCATTACCTGGTTCAGGTCAGCCCCGTGCCCAGCTTTACCGCCGCTCTGGCCAGCAGTTATATTCTAACGACCAACTCCTTCACCCTGCCGGAAGCCCTCACCCTCGACCGCAACTACTACTGGCGGGTGAGGGGCTACAACAGCCACTCCTTCTGCAACCCGGCGACGGGGGCCTCGCGGTTTCGCACGGCTGGAATCACGGCTGTCAACAACATACCTGCGGCGGCCAATCTTCTGGTAATCCCCAATCCGGTGACTATAGGGCAACCTTTCTCCCTTGAATTCGAAGCGGCCCGGCCCTTCTCCGCCACGTTAAGGCTGATGGCGGCTACCGGCCAGTTATTGCAGGCTCAAACGCTTGCCGTACAAGCCGGCAACAACCGGTTTCCCATTGCCCATTATGAACTAACCCCGGGCTTGTACTTTGTGTGGATAGAAAGCGAGGAAGGGCGTGCGGTGGAGCGGGTGGTGGTTCGTTGA
- a CDS encoding MtnX-like HAD-IB family phosphatase, whose translation MSDSLKHGSKLAPVWDIFCDFDGTITFFDVTDSLLERFARPEWTAIEEEWAQGRIGSKECLSRQVQLLDMSLAELDDHLNQIDIDPSFAAFLLAAQNRGFPITIVSDGLDYSIRSILGRHKIHGLPIFANKLHQAGERKWRITFPHAGRNCDFASGHCKCATIGRMQPPARRKVLLIGDGRSDFCAAEQANMVFAKGKLAEHCAHKGLPHYAIEGFADALPLLERFDPETANTL comes from the coding sequence ATGTCAGACTCACTAAAACACGGCAGTAAATTGGCGCCTGTATGGGACATATTCTGTGACTTCGACGGAACCATCACCTTTTTCGATGTCACTGACAGCCTGCTGGAACGCTTCGCGCGGCCGGAATGGACAGCCATTGAGGAAGAATGGGCACAGGGGCGCATCGGCTCTAAGGAATGCCTGAGCCGCCAGGTCCAACTGCTGGATATGTCCCTTGCTGAACTGGATGATCACCTCAACCAAATAGACATTGACCCGAGTTTCGCTGCCTTCCTTTTGGCAGCTCAGAACAGGGGATTCCCCATAACCATCGTGAGTGACGGCCTGGATTACTCGATCCGGTCTATTCTGGGCCGTCACAAAATCCATGGCCTTCCCATTTTCGCCAATAAGTTGCATCAGGCCGGGGAACGAAAATGGAGGATCACTTTTCCCCACGCTGGCCGGAATTGCGATTTTGCTTCCGGCCATTGCAAGTGCGCCACGATAGGCCGCATGCAGCCTCCTGCCCGGAGGAAGGTACTGCTTATCGGCGATGGCAGGTCGGACTTCTGTGCCGCCGAGCAGGCCAACATGGTATTTGCCAAAGGCAAGCTGGCCGAACACTGCGCCCACAAAGGCCTGCCGCACTATGCCATCGAAGGGTTTGCCGACGCTTTGCCCTTGCTGGAGCGCTTTGATCCTGAAACCGCCAATACGCTCTAA
- a CDS encoding T9SS type A sorting domain-containing protein: protein MKKLLLFSFFSFLLAFAAKAQQVEQYCGTSPEIVEWLKHYQENPSAYLRSTELLYVPLTIHIVGNDDGNGYFPVSRVMDAFCTLNKDFEASNIQFFIEGDFNYINNSSYYDHDYGQGVEMMERYNVPNTINCYIVSSPAGNCGYSIYDLGIALNKGCTSASDHTWAHEIGHNISLPHTFRGWENTDFQDFEQTPFTVNGRQVELVDGSNCQTAGDRFCDTPPDYISNRWPCREDKLSNTEQKDPTGAVFRSDGTLIMSYSFDECASRFSEGQSDAMRANLLNPRANLLYNQSPAIYLEGAIVPVTPMEGATISDVNSVRLEWEPVANADGYIVQVSLLSSLGIEIVYRSFQTTETQVEVTNLLSDRDWRWRVRPYNRYDGCTPYSNAFTFETGNFINSTREEVAPTDFHVRPNPQDAGGDLSIEFELPVALDLQLGIYSMAGQRIYGTQLSAHYGLNKITVPTDNLEPGLYIIGLEHAQGRQFQKIVIQ from the coding sequence ATGAAAAAACTCCTACTTTTCTCGTTTTTTAGCTTCCTTCTGGCCTTTGCAGCAAAGGCTCAGCAAGTGGAACAATACTGCGGCACTTCCCCTGAGATTGTTGAGTGGCTGAAGCACTACCAGGAAAACCCATCCGCTTACCTGCGTTCTACGGAGTTGCTGTATGTGCCGCTGACCATCCACATCGTGGGCAATGACGACGGCAACGGTTACTTTCCCGTATCCCGGGTGATGGATGCGTTCTGTACCCTGAACAAAGATTTCGAGGCCTCCAATATCCAGTTTTTTATTGAAGGAGACTTCAATTACATCAACAACTCCAGTTATTACGACCACGACTACGGCCAGGGGGTTGAGATGATGGAACGGTACAACGTACCCAACACCATCAACTGCTACATCGTAAGCAGCCCGGCGGGCAACTGCGGGTATTCTATCTACGACCTGGGGATTGCGCTGAATAAAGGATGTACTTCTGCCTCTGACCATACCTGGGCGCACGAGATCGGCCACAACATTTCTTTGCCCCATACTTTCCGGGGCTGGGAAAATACCGACTTTCAGGATTTTGAGCAAACGCCCTTCACGGTCAACGGCCGGCAGGTGGAACTGGTGGATGGCTCCAACTGCCAGACTGCCGGCGACCGCTTCTGCGATACGCCGCCAGATTACATCAGCAACCGTTGGCCTTGCCGGGAAGATAAGCTGAGCAACACCGAGCAAAAAGATCCCACTGGCGCTGTCTTCCGCTCTGATGGCACCTTAATCATGAGCTATTCCTTTGACGAATGCGCCAGCCGTTTTTCCGAGGGCCAGTCCGACGCCATGCGCGCCAACCTGCTCAATCCAAGAGCGAACCTGCTGTACAACCAATCGCCTGCTATCTACCTGGAAGGCGCCATCGTACCCGTCACTCCAATGGAAGGCGCGACGATCTCCGACGTCAATTCCGTTAGGCTGGAATGGGAGCCGGTGGCCAATGCCGACGGATACATCGTGCAGGTCTCCCTGTTGTCCAGCCTGGGCATTGAAATCGTATACCGGTCCTTCCAAACTACTGAAACCCAGGTGGAAGTCACCAACCTGCTCTCCGACCGCGACTGGCGGTGGCGCGTGCGCCCCTACAACCGCTATGATGGCTGCACGCCCTATTCCAACGCCTTTACTTTCGAGACCGGTAATTTTATCAACAGCACCCGGGAAGAGGTGGCGCCCACCGACTTCCACGTACGGCCCAACCCGCAGGACGCCGGCGGCGACTTGTCCATAGAGTTTGAACTGCCGGTAGCGCTCGACCTGCAACTCGGCATCTATTCCATGGCCGGGCAACGTATCTACGGGACCCAGCTCAGCGCTCATTACGGGTTGAATAAAATAACCGTGCCCACCGACAACCTGGAGCCGGGCCTTTATATCATTGGGTTGGAACATGCCCAGGGAAGGCAGTTTCAAAAGATCGTCATTCAATAA
- a CDS encoding NAD(P)-binding domain-containing protein, whose translation MTANYDYIVIGAGPAGLQLGYYLQKMGFSYIILERNDKAGTFFEQYPRHRRLISINKIYTGYDDKSINLRWDWNSLLCDHDGLLFKNYSKEYLPNADILVDYLNDFSSHYKLNISFQTEVANISKEESRFVVKDKEANSYYGKRLIVATGMFKPYIPDIKGAELVEDNYTNVSADPMDFCGQRVLILGKGNSAFELADTLIPTTALIHLASPEPVKMAWKTHYVGHLRAINNNFLETYLLKGQNALINGQVTKIEKIDGVYRVSIAYNLANEEVEQLYYDRIIFTTGFQFDDSIFDASCKPELTIKDRFPNQTSEWESTNVKDMYFAGVLMHMRDFKKKQSGFIHGFRYNIAALCKMFGQKYHRQPLPCEKLPLTAKAITDKIIERVNRSSSLWQQTGYLGDYLALDHEKKEARYYEGLPVDYMEDSQLAHESNWYAVTLEFGQEIIDRSPDVFAVERIHKDDYPNAKESTGIHPIIRGYVKGELRSEHHLIEDFASEWKEEVHTMPLEKYFRQEIKYSQAPEQLNFVRS comes from the coding sequence ATGACAGCTAACTACGATTACATTGTTATTGGAGCGGGCCCGGCGGGATTACAATTGGGCTATTACCTCCAGAAAATGGGCTTTAGCTATATCATACTCGAAAGAAATGATAAGGCAGGCACCTTCTTTGAGCAGTATCCGCGGCATCGGAGGCTCATTTCCATCAATAAAATTTATACCGGTTATGACGATAAGAGCATCAATTTGCGCTGGGACTGGAATTCGCTGCTGTGTGACCATGACGGCCTGCTTTTCAAGAACTACTCGAAGGAATATCTGCCCAATGCCGATATCCTGGTGGATTACCTGAATGATTTTTCCAGCCACTACAAGCTCAATATTTCCTTCCAAACAGAAGTGGCCAATATATCAAAAGAAGAGAGCCGGTTTGTCGTGAAGGATAAAGAAGCGAACAGTTATTACGGCAAACGGCTGATCGTTGCCACCGGCATGTTCAAACCTTACATTCCCGATATCAAAGGAGCCGAATTGGTTGAGGACAATTACACCAATGTATCCGCAGACCCCATGGATTTTTGCGGGCAGCGGGTATTGATCCTGGGTAAAGGCAACTCCGCCTTTGAGCTGGCCGATACCCTGATACCTACTACAGCCCTCATACACCTGGCCAGCCCGGAGCCCGTAAAAATGGCCTGGAAGACGCACTATGTAGGGCACCTCAGAGCGATCAACAACAACTTTTTGGAGACTTACCTGCTGAAGGGGCAAAATGCCCTCATCAACGGCCAGGTCACAAAAATCGAAAAGATAGATGGTGTTTACAGGGTTAGCATTGCCTACAACCTGGCCAATGAAGAAGTAGAGCAACTCTATTATGACCGCATTATTTTTACTACCGGCTTCCAATTTGACGATTCAATTTTCGATGCGTCCTGCAAGCCGGAGCTGACCATCAAAGACCGCTTTCCGAACCAGACCAGCGAATGGGAGTCCACGAATGTAAAAGATATGTACTTCGCAGGAGTGCTGATGCACATGCGCGACTTCAAGAAGAAGCAATCCGGCTTTATCCATGGGTTCCGATACAATATTGCCGCCCTTTGCAAAATGTTCGGCCAAAAATATCACCGGCAGCCGCTGCCCTGTGAAAAGCTGCCTTTGACCGCGAAGGCGATCACCGACAAAATTATCGAGCGGGTGAACAGGTCGTCTTCATTGTGGCAACAAACCGGTTATCTGGGAGACTACCTGGCTTTAGATCACGAAAAAAAAGAGGCCCGCTATTATGAGGGCTTGCCGGTGGACTACATGGAGGACAGCCAACTGGCCCATGAATCGAACTGGTATGCGGTAACCCTGGAGTTTGGCCAGGAGATCATAGACCGGAGCCCCGATGTATTTGCCGTAGAAAGGATACACAAAGATGACTACCCCAATGCTAAGGAGAGTACAGGCATACACCCGATTATAAGAGGATATGTCAAAGGCGAACTGCGTTCCGAACATCACCTCATCGAGGATTTCGCCAGCGAATGGAAAGAAGAGGTGCATACCATGCCGTTGGAAAAGTACTTCCGGCAGGAGATCAAGTACAGCCAGGCCCCGGAGCAACTCAATTTCGTGAGATCATAA
- a CDS encoding phytanoyl-CoA dioxygenase family protein, translating to MLTIQQVEDFDAKGYLVLPSFLAPGLVKSLMEEVDRWVDTGLRQQSIAQCRSLNPPEFTELDLREHGWLVSHPPVMAIMEQLIGPDFAFHHLHSDRHSADTGSKNWHHDYEQYPQTNRSHAMMHLFYYLNGLEGSVGDLVVLPGSHRFVMDKKAMAHFGDSPLPNEVVIDQLPKGSVVIMHSALLHARRAKPGKGDKKFRYFIDCSYCQCGVRWPQVKTYWRGLLARGRSLGLDRGRWPELFAEHHFYSPFDAIAQFDDINQGSLMERLLPSNIL from the coding sequence ATGCTGACGATCCAACAGGTTGAAGATTTTGATGCTAAAGGTTATCTGGTTTTACCTTCTTTCCTGGCGCCTGGGCTGGTGAAATCCCTGATGGAGGAAGTAGACCGGTGGGTAGACACGGGGCTTCGCCAGCAATCCATCGCCCAATGCCGTTCGCTCAATCCTCCAGAATTTACGGAACTGGACCTGAGAGAGCATGGCTGGCTGGTCAGCCACCCTCCGGTCATGGCCATTATGGAGCAGCTCATCGGGCCTGACTTTGCTTTTCACCATTTGCACAGCGACCGGCACAGCGCCGATACGGGGAGCAAAAACTGGCACCACGACTACGAGCAGTATCCGCAAACCAACCGCTCGCACGCCATGATGCACCTATTTTATTACCTCAACGGCCTGGAGGGGAGCGTTGGGGACCTGGTGGTGCTGCCCGGCTCGCACCGCTTCGTCATGGACAAAAAGGCCATGGCTCATTTTGGCGATTCTCCTCTGCCCAATGAAGTGGTTATCGACCAGCTTCCCAAGGGGTCTGTGGTCATCATGCATTCCGCTTTGCTGCATGCCCGGCGCGCCAAACCTGGCAAAGGCGACAAAAAGTTCCGCTACTTCATCGATTGTTCCTATTGCCAGTGCGGCGTGCGCTGGCCCCAGGTGAAAACGTACTGGAGAGGCTTGCTGGCCCGGGGCCGGAGCCTGGGGCTCGACCGGGGGAGGTGGCCGGAGTTGTTTGCCGAGCACCACTTTTACAGCCCGTTCGACGCCATTGCCCAATTTGACGACATCAATCAGGGCAGCTTAATGGAACGGCTGTTGCCTTCGAATATTCTTTGA